A genome region from Ligilactobacillus cholophilus includes the following:
- a CDS encoding DUF6625 family protein — translation MKSVAIIIPYFSKEIPREFPVFLKSCSYNSTITWILFTNWQKKYIKQYKVPKNVKIKKINLKFIENKVQKILKNKNIRICSPYKLCDYKPMYGELFQEYLKEFDYWGYSDIDVIYGDLRKYISKPLSENYDRIGTLGHFTLFRNCIKVNQRYRLPYKIKGKEESFENNVVTTQEIMCFDERCGINLIYDQNNFSTYSNPNLLAEIRWTHLDLLITEKKYASKDSVWLWENGKTIYFYKNKNKIYSIEKGYFHFQKRKHFNQFINCRSQYNKFIIGTNGYQIIKSKLDVSNLFNYNKSPYLKRLRYFCSIIFLTPAMTKKHIGKLYLPIRYLINRTIKERKFDI, via the coding sequence ATGAAATCAGTTGCCATTATTATTCCATATTTTAGTAAAGAGATTCCCAGGGAATTTCCAGTATTTTTAAAAAGTTGTAGCTATAATTCAACAATTACATGGATTCTATTTACAAACTGGCAAAAAAAATATATAAAACAATATAAAGTTCCAAAGAATGTGAAAATAAAAAAGATTAATTTGAAATTTATTGAAAACAAAGTTCAAAAAATATTAAAAAATAAAAATATTCGTATATGTTCTCCGTATAAATTATGTGATTATAAACCTATGTATGGAGAATTATTCCAAGAGTACTTGAAAGAATTTGATTATTGGGGATATTCTGATATTGATGTAATTTATGGAGATTTGAGAAAATATATTAGTAAACCATTAAGTGAAAATTACGATAGAATTGGTACATTGGGTCATTTTACATTATTTCGTAATTGTATAAAAGTAAATCAAAGATACAGATTACCTTATAAAATTAAAGGAAAAGAAGAATCTTTTGAAAATAATGTTGTAACTACACAAGAAATAATGTGTTTTGATGAACGTTGTGGAATAAATTTAATTTATGATCAAAATAATTTTTCAACATATTCAAATCCTAATTTATTAGCTGAAATTCGTTGGACGCATTTGGATTTATTAATCACTGAAAAAAAATATGCATCTAAAGATTCAGTTTGGTTGTGGGAAAACGGAAAAACAATTTATTTTTATAAAAATAAGAATAAAATTTATTCAATAGAAAAAGGATACTTTCATTTTCAAAAAAGAAAACATTTCAACCAATTTATTAATTGTAGATCGCAGTATAATAAATTTATAATTGGGACAAATGGATATCAAATTATAAAAAGTAAACTTGATGTAAGCAATTTATTTAATTATAATAAATCACCATATCTTAAAAGATTAAGATATTTTTGCAGTATTATTTTTTTAACTCCTGCAATGACTAAGAAACATATTGGTAAACTTTATTTACCAATTAGATATTTAATTAATAGAACAATTAAGGAAAGAAAGTTTGATATTTAA